The Geobacter sp. AOG2 genome includes a window with the following:
- a CDS encoding YqaA family protein, whose product MHDWLNQPGYGALFVLSFLASTLLPLGSEWLLVLMLANGYDPVAAVATATTGNYLGAVTTWLIGMYGGRWLIEKVLRVSPEQEERARSHYRRYGAFSLLFSWLPVVGDPLCMVGGMMGINFGLFSALVASGKLLRYAVTAWITLKISS is encoded by the coding sequence GTGCATGATTGGCTCAACCAACCGGGGTATGGGGCTCTCTTCGTCCTCAGCTTTCTGGCCTCGACCTTGTTGCCGCTTGGCTCGGAGTGGTTGCTGGTGCTGATGCTTGCCAACGGTTACGATCCGGTGGCGGCCGTGGCGACGGCCACCACCGGCAATTATCTGGGGGCGGTCACAACCTGGCTTATCGGTATGTACGGCGGCCGCTGGCTGATCGAGAAGGTTCTGCGTGTCTCGCCGGAGCAGGAGGAACGTGCCCGTAGCCACTACCGCCGGTACGGAGCCTTTTCCCTTCTCTTTTCCTGGTTGCCGGTCGTCGGCGACCCCCTCTGTATGGTGGGAGGAATGATGGGTATCAATTTCGGGCTTTTTTCGGCCCTTGTGGCGTCGGGCAAACTGTTGCGCTATGCAGTGACCGCCTGGATAACCTTAAAGATATCAAGCTGA
- the recD gene encoding exodeoxyribonuclease V subunit alpha, translating into MTESLQLSYLDEHFADFILRIDPHPCEELWLAAALVSNATGRGHICLDLTALRGADISLPNASERQTRIPDQHRWLQALEPCGTVGRPGDYAPLVLDGDGRLYLHRCWDYERQVTEGILLRSAVRTVDDGLLEAALERYFPSSNGAEPDYQREAARSALTRGFTVVSGGPGTGKTATVARILALIVELADEPPRVALATPTGKAAMRLRRSIMQATERLPIHESLRQALPTEVTTIHRLLGVVPGKASCRHNRENRLACDLLVVDEASMVDLPLMARLLEALPDNARVILLGDRDQLASVEAGAVLADICAGPAAPCGGEPNRPAVVHLTRSYRFSNDSGIGNLSRLVNAGDSEAALDLLASGRHDDVAWRPLPPGRAFAGAFMQRVQAGYGAYSRAGTPSEALDELERFRVLTPHRTGAGGAEELNRLCKEALGLHDRDDRQGGCPMPVMVTGNNYELGLFNGDTGVLMADPAAGRLAAWFDDPDTGLRRLSPLRLPPHENAFALTVHKSQGSEFDKVLLILPERLSEAFSRELLYTALTRARAHVEIWGTEEVFRRAVERRTARGSGLRERLWGGGASR; encoded by the coding sequence ATGACCGAGAGCCTTCAACTGAGCTATCTGGACGAACACTTTGCCGACTTTATCCTCCGCATAGACCCCCACCCCTGCGAGGAACTCTGGTTGGCTGCCGCCCTGGTGAGCAATGCCACCGGCCGGGGCCATATCTGCCTCGACCTGACCGCTCTGCGCGGAGCCGACATCTCATTACCGAACGCCTCGGAGCGTCAAACACGAATACCCGACCAACACCGGTGGCTGCAGGCGCTCGAACCATGCGGAACGGTCGGCCGGCCGGGCGACTATGCACCGTTGGTACTGGATGGCGACGGTCGTCTCTACCTCCATCGCTGCTGGGATTACGAGCGCCAGGTGACGGAGGGCATCCTGCTGCGCAGCGCAGTGCGGACCGTGGACGATGGGCTCCTAGAGGCTGCCCTGGAACGCTATTTCCCCTCCTCTAACGGTGCCGAGCCCGATTACCAGCGGGAGGCGGCCCGGTCGGCCCTGACCCGGGGGTTCACCGTCGTGTCCGGCGGCCCCGGCACCGGCAAGACCGCCACTGTAGCCCGTATTCTCGCCCTGATCGTCGAGTTGGCCGACGAGCCGCCGCGGGTCGCTTTGGCGACCCCCACCGGCAAGGCCGCCATGCGCTTGAGGCGCTCCATCATGCAGGCCACGGAACGCCTGCCGATCCATGAGAGCCTTCGGCAGGCTCTGCCGACGGAGGTTACCACCATTCATCGCCTGCTGGGCGTTGTGCCGGGAAAGGCCTCCTGCCGCCACAACCGGGAAAACCGGCTGGCCTGCGACCTGCTGGTGGTGGACGAGGCTTCCATGGTCGATCTGCCGCTCATGGCGCGACTATTGGAGGCCCTGCCCGACAATGCCCGCGTGATCCTCCTGGGCGACCGCGACCAGCTTGCCTCGGTAGAGGCCGGCGCCGTACTGGCCGACATCTGTGCGGGACCGGCCGCTCCCTGCGGTGGGGAGCCGAACCGCCCCGCAGTGGTCCACCTGACCAGGAGCTACCGTTTCAGCAACGACAGCGGCATCGGCAACCTGAGCCGCCTCGTGAATGCCGGCGACAGCGAGGCGGCCCTGGACCTGCTCGCCTCCGGCAGGCACGACGATGTGGCCTGGCGGCCATTGCCCCCCGGCCGTGCCTTTGCCGGCGCCTTCATGCAGCGCGTGCAGGCCGGCTACGGCGCCTACAGCCGTGCCGGTACCCCGTCGGAGGCCTTGGACGAACTTGAGCGTTTCCGGGTTCTCACCCCGCACCGCACTGGGGCCGGGGGCGCAGAGGAGTTGAATCGGCTCTGCAAGGAGGCCCTGGGGCTGCATGATCGGGATGACCGCCAGGGCGGCTGCCCGATGCCGGTCATGGTGACGGGCAATAACTATGAACTGGGGCTGTTCAACGGCGACACCGGCGTACTGATGGCCGACCCGGCTGCCGGCCGCCTGGCCGCCTGGTTCGACGATCCGGACACCGGGCTTCGCCGGCTTTCCCCTCTGCGCCTGCCGCCCCACGAAAACGCTTTCGCCCTGACCGTCCACAAGAGCCAGGGCTCGGAGTTCGACAAGGTTCTCCTGATTCTGCCGGAACGCCTGTCGGAAGCGTTCAGCCGCGAGTTGCTCTACACTGCGCTTACGAGGGCTCGGGCACATGTGGAGATATGGGGAACCGAAGAGGTCTTCCGCCGCGCGGTGGAGCGGCGAACCGCGCGTGGTTCGGGGCTTCGGGAACGGCTCTGGGGCGGGGGCGCGTCCCGATAA
- the recR gene encoding recombination mediator RecR: protein MLTKSSSLMRLVGELKKLPGIGERTALRLAFHLLKSPHNLTALAESLQEVRDRVHACSTCFAVTEDDPCAICSGNRDAGTICVVENSQDLMALERSNAYQGVYHVLEGAISPLGGIGPSNLRIAELLERVARGGVNEVVIATNFTVEGEATALYLTKALKPHGVKVTRLAHGIPLGSDIEFVDAATVQWALQGRNEL, encoded by the coding sequence ATGCTAACAAAATCCTCCTCGTTGATGCGTCTGGTCGGAGAGTTGAAGAAACTGCCGGGTATAGGCGAACGCACTGCCCTGCGGCTGGCGTTCCATCTCCTCAAGTCTCCCCACAACCTGACGGCGCTGGCGGAGTCCCTTCAGGAGGTCCGCGACCGGGTGCACGCCTGTTCCACCTGCTTTGCCGTCACCGAGGACGACCCCTGTGCCATCTGCTCCGGCAACCGCGATGCCGGAACGATCTGCGTGGTGGAGAACTCCCAGGACCTGATGGCGCTGGAACGGAGCAACGCCTACCAGGGCGTGTACCATGTCCTTGAGGGGGCGATCTCGCCGCTGGGGGGCATCGGCCCCTCGAACCTGCGGATCGCCGAACTGTTGGAGCGGGTCGCCCGGGGTGGGGTGAACGAAGTGGTCATCGCCACCAATTTCACGGTGGAAGGCGAGGCAACGGCTCTCTACCTGACCAAGGCGCTCAAGCCGCACGGTGTGAAGGTCACCCGACTGGCCCACGGCATCCCGCTGGGAAGCGATATTGAATTCGTCGATGCGGCTACGGTGCAGTGGGCGCTCCAGGGGCGAAACGAGCTGTAG
- a CDS encoding GGDEF domain-containing protein, producing the protein MDETQEAEHYPSFQQRYAGYDRIMGNISWLLIALVTLDIKLMPTEHASLIFLAAFCVLLFFYNINARYGILSRKYSPFKTFVDLMVFLAFIVAVCWYTGRITSPFMSLIYLILMATSLTQGKRVTYFMAILAVSSYILLASEEFKGINDFLTHTLELFPFMLIAHLGAMLAGETESARREVERLSLTDEVTGINNMRNFFLLANAQERVAKRYIRPYAICMIDADNLKKINDQHGHLAGTELIRQVAAMITSTVRSSDICARYGGDEYVIMFSETSKQDVIAVVERIVSNMATTPFAFDGVTLSTTLSAGLAGYPEDGADVRTVMANADEAMYISKRTGKNRLTVFNNAMYENSFGKHDEGQALR; encoded by the coding sequence ATGGACGAAACGCAAGAGGCAGAGCACTACCCCAGTTTTCAGCAGCGCTATGCCGGGTATGACCGCATCATGGGCAACATATCATGGTTGTTGATCGCCCTGGTGACGCTCGACATCAAGCTCATGCCCACCGAGCACGCCAGCCTGATCTTTCTGGCCGCCTTTTGCGTTTTGCTGTTCTTCTACAACATCAACGCCCGCTACGGTATTCTCTCCCGCAAGTACAGCCCCTTCAAGACCTTTGTGGACCTCATGGTCTTTCTGGCCTTCATTGTGGCGGTATGCTGGTATACCGGACGCATCACCAGTCCGTTCATGTCGCTCATCTACCTGATCCTGATGGCCACCTCCCTGACCCAGGGCAAGCGGGTCACCTATTTCATGGCCATTCTGGCCGTCAGTTCCTACATCTTGCTGGCTTCGGAAGAATTTAAGGGGATCAACGATTTTTTGACCCATACCCTGGAATTGTTTCCGTTCATGCTGATTGCCCACCTGGGGGCCATGCTGGCCGGCGAGACGGAGAGCGCCCGTCGCGAGGTGGAGCGGCTTTCGTTAACCGACGAAGTGACCGGCATCAACAATATGCGCAATTTTTTCCTCCTGGCCAACGCCCAGGAAAGAGTCGCCAAACGCTACATACGGCCTTATGCCATCTGCATGATCGACGCCGATAACCTCAAAAAGATCAACGACCAGCACGGCCATCTGGCGGGGACCGAACTGATCCGCCAAGTGGCGGCCATGATTACCTCAACAGTCCGCAGCTCCGACATCTGCGCCCGCTACGGCGGTGACGAGTACGTTATCATGTTCAGTGAAACCTCCAAGCAGGACGTGATCGCGGTCGTCGAACGCATCGTCTCCAACATGGCGACGACGCCGTTCGCTTTCGATGGGGTGACGCTCTCCACCACCCTTTCGGCCGGTCTGGCCGGTTATCCCGAGGATGGCGCCGACGTACGCACGGTCATGGCCAACGCCGATGAGGCCATGTACATCAGCAAGCGTACCGGCAAGAACCGTCTCACCGTTTTCAACAACGCCATGTATGAAAATTCCTTCGGAAAACACGACGAAGGACAAGCGCTCCGATGA
- a CDS encoding YbaB/EbfC family nucleoid-associated protein, with the protein MSKGLASIMKQAQMIQQKMAKLQEEASQRTAEASSGGGAVSVQVNGKNEIISLSIKKEAVDPSDVEMLQDLIITAVNEAMKKVHGEISEEMSKITGGMSIPGLF; encoded by the coding sequence ATGTCAAAAGGTTTGGCAAGCATCATGAAACAGGCCCAGATGATTCAGCAGAAAATGGCGAAGCTCCAGGAAGAGGCGAGCCAGCGGACGGCCGAAGCGTCCTCGGGCGGCGGAGCGGTAAGCGTACAGGTCAACGGCAAGAACGAAATTATTTCACTTTCGATAAAAAAAGAAGCCGTTGATCCGAGTGATGTGGAAATGCTGCAAGACCTTATCATTACTGCGGTCAACGAGGCGATGAAGAAGGTTCACGGTGAGATCTCCGAAGAAATGTCCAAGATCACCGGCGGTATGAGTATCCCGGGTCTCTTCTAG
- a CDS encoding septal ring lytic transglycosylase RlpA family protein, which translates to MTGRPTTYIIAAGIALLLMVAVVTPSIAADADSAKLEEALEGLILKSSPLEPMEGFASYYAKRFEGRRTTSGYRYHPDKLTAAHESLPLGTVVRVVNPATHQEVHVTITDRCAKKAFHFIDLSRAAAKKIGLWGKGKIKVVIIPLLQEKLEKPT; encoded by the coding sequence ATGACAGGACGCCCAACGACATATATTATTGCTGCCGGGATCGCGCTGCTGCTGATGGTTGCCGTTGTCACCCCTTCTATCGCCGCCGACGCGGATTCTGCGAAACTCGAGGAGGCCCTCGAAGGGCTCATCCTGAAAAGCAGCCCGTTGGAGCCCATGGAAGGTTTCGCCTCCTACTACGCCAAGCGTTTCGAAGGGCGCAGGACCACGTCGGGCTACCGCTATCATCCCGATAAGCTAACCGCTGCCCATGAAAGCCTGCCCTTGGGTACGGTTGTGCGGGTCGTCAACCCGGCCACCCACCAGGAGGTCCATGTTACGATCACCGACCGTTGCGCCAAAAAGGCCTTCCACTTTATCGACCTGTCCCGTGCGGCAGCCAAGAAAATCGGTTTGTGGGGTAAGGGCAAGATCAAGGTCGTGATCATCCCCCTGCTACAGGAAAAGCTGGAAAAACCCACCTAG
- a CDS encoding YafY family protein yields MQKGKPAKKYSQAGRLHSIIRLFEARRGMTLDDLAEECGVDRRTIHRDLNAVEEAGYTLTSEWQEGKKVYSFLTKSRNIPPITFTLPQLMSLYLLRSLGVYLAGTPFQAEIEELFRAVTSVLPDRYAAHLERIARVSLPILHGARDYSAAAGYIEGLQRALLHQYRVRLSYAKKGRDEREEYEIDPYTLIFHKGGIYLLGYAHNRKAMRLFALERVRGIEVTRQRFEIPEGYQPEAHFRSAFGLVSDTPMKVRVRFSPDVAHAVKERIWMPGQKIRTDKDGRVTVEFEAAGEMELVSWILSYGMHAEVLGPPELRREVKRQVREMRQYYRSKE; encoded by the coding sequence ATGCAGAAAGGAAAACCGGCCAAAAAGTATTCCCAGGCGGGGCGGTTGCACAGCATTATCCGGTTGTTCGAAGCCCGGAGAGGCATGACGCTGGACGACCTGGCCGAGGAGTGCGGCGTCGACCGGCGGACCATCCACCGCGACTTGAACGCCGTGGAGGAGGCCGGCTACACACTCACCTCCGAGTGGCAGGAGGGGAAAAAGGTCTACAGCTTCCTGACCAAGTCCCGCAACATCCCGCCCATCACCTTTACCCTTCCCCAGTTAATGTCGCTCTATCTGCTGCGCTCCTTGGGCGTATACCTGGCAGGCACCCCCTTCCAGGCCGAAATCGAGGAATTGTTCCGCGCCGTCACCTCGGTCCTGCCGGACCGCTACGCGGCCCACCTGGAACGGATCGCGCGGGTATCCCTGCCGATCCTGCACGGCGCCCGGGACTACTCCGCCGCGGCCGGCTATATCGAGGGACTGCAACGCGCTCTGCTGCACCAGTACCGCGTCCGCCTGAGCTATGCCAAAAAAGGCAGGGACGAGCGCGAGGAATACGAAATCGATCCCTATACCCTGATCTTCCACAAGGGGGGCATCTACCTGCTGGGCTATGCCCACAACCGCAAGGCCATGCGCCTGTTCGCCCTGGAGCGGGTCCGCGGGATCGAGGTGACCCGGCAGCGGTTCGAAATCCCCGAGGGATATCAGCCGGAAGCCCATTTCAGAAGTGCCTTCGGCCTGGTCAGCGACACGCCCATGAAGGTACGGGTCCGCTTCTCGCCGGATGTCGCCCATGCCGTGAAGGAGCGCATCTGGATGCCGGGGCAGAAGATCAGGACCGACAAGGATGGCCGGGTGACGGTCGAATTCGAGGCTGCAGGCGAGATGGAACTGGTCTCCTGGATACTTTCATACGGCATGCACGCAGAGGTGCTCGGCCCGCCCGAGTTGCGGCGTGAGGTGAAACGCCAGGTGCGCGAGATGCGCCAGTATTACCGCAGCAAGGAGTAG
- the dnaX gene encoding DNA polymerase III subunit gamma/tau: protein MSYVVLARKYRPQTFSELTGQEHVSRTLQNAIDTGRVAHAFLFTGARGVGKTSSARILAKALNCEQGMTTEPCNACPICKEITDGTSTDVFEIDGASNTGVDDVRDLRDNIKYLPSHSRYKIFIIDEVHMLSTSAFNALLKTLEEPPAHVKFIFATTEPHKVPVTILSRCQRFDFKRILLPKLIERLRFIAGEEGISISDAALAMIARKGDGSMRDSLSVFDQVLAFCGNSVSDEDVATMIGAVDRRLLADISGAVFSGDTQGVLAGVKRVDGVGYNMRQFCQELIEHFRNLLVIRSVKNPGEILDLAEAELEELRRQGDGFSPQEIQRRLTLLLKAETEMAYATFPRLILEIALLKAATLVPVIPIQELLEKLKGLESGAVHTPTLPWDASRPAAPASAAAPAQRPEPSRGEQPPRPAAEPPQQPSPSPRPQSRGGYADWERFVDFCVEKRPANGSVLEHGSPLKLEQGQMEIGFPVGYYLNMAQDADFIAEIRTLAQEFTGHETTIRIKAITPETGEPPQSLAEKKKSDNERLMEDLKREVAEHPVINEAARIFGGTVTEIRKA, encoded by the coding sequence TTGTCCTACGTTGTTCTCGCCCGTAAATATCGCCCCCAGACCTTCTCAGAACTGACCGGCCAGGAGCATGTCAGTCGTACGCTGCAAAACGCCATCGACACTGGCCGGGTGGCCCATGCCTTCCTGTTCACCGGCGCCCGGGGCGTCGGCAAGACCAGTTCGGCGCGCATTCTGGCCAAGGCGCTCAATTGCGAGCAGGGGATGACCACCGAGCCGTGCAACGCCTGCCCGATCTGCAAGGAGATCACCGACGGCACCTCCACCGATGTCTTCGAGATCGATGGCGCGTCCAATACCGGCGTGGACGATGTGCGCGACCTGCGCGACAACATCAAGTACCTCCCCTCCCACAGCCGCTACAAGATCTTCATCATCGACGAAGTCCACATGCTCTCCACCAGCGCCTTCAACGCCCTGCTGAAGACCCTTGAGGAGCCGCCGGCCCATGTGAAGTTTATCTTTGCCACCACCGAACCCCACAAGGTCCCGGTCACCATCCTCTCCCGCTGCCAGCGTTTCGATTTCAAGCGCATCCTTCTGCCGAAGCTGATCGAGCGCCTGCGCTTCATCGCCGGGGAGGAGGGCATCTCCATCAGTGACGCCGCCCTGGCCATGATTGCCCGCAAGGGGGACGGCAGCATGCGCGACTCCCTGTCGGTCTTCGACCAGGTGTTGGCCTTTTGCGGCAACAGCGTCAGCGACGAGGATGTGGCCACCATGATCGGGGCCGTCGATCGACGCCTGCTGGCCGATATCTCCGGGGCGGTCTTCAGCGGCGACACCCAGGGGGTGCTGGCGGGCGTCAAGCGGGTGGACGGGGTCGGCTACAATATGCGCCAGTTTTGCCAGGAGTTGATCGAGCACTTCCGCAATCTCCTGGTGATTCGCTCGGTGAAAAACCCCGGAGAGATACTTGACCTGGCCGAGGCGGAACTCGAAGAACTGCGCCGCCAGGGGGACGGTTTTTCACCTCAGGAGATCCAGCGCCGCCTGACCCTCCTTCTGAAGGCGGAAACCGAGATGGCCTACGCCACGTTCCCCCGTTTGATTCTGGAGATCGCGCTGCTCAAGGCGGCCACGCTGGTGCCGGTCATTCCGATTCAGGAGTTGCTGGAGAAACTCAAGGGGCTTGAAAGCGGGGCGGTCCATACCCCCACACTTCCCTGGGATGCCTCACGGCCTGCCGCCCCGGCATCTGCCGCTGCCCCGGCGCAACGCCCGGAGCCGTCCCGCGGCGAACAGCCGCCGCGCCCGGCTGCTGAGCCTCCGCAACAGCCGTCGCCGTCTCCGCGCCCGCAATCGCGTGGAGGTTACGCCGACTGGGAGCGTTTTGTGGATTTCTGTGTGGAAAAGCGCCCGGCCAACGGTTCGGTGCTGGAACACGGCAGCCCGCTCAAGCTGGAACAGGGGCAGATGGAGATCGGTTTCCCGGTCGGTTACTATCTGAATATGGCCCAGGATGCGGACTTCATCGCCGAGATCCGGACGCTGGCACAGGAGTTTACCGGGCATGAAACGACGATCAGGATCAAGGCCATCACGCCCGAAACCGGCGAGCCGCCCCAATCACTGGCGGAAAAAAAAAAGAGCGATAACGAACGGCTGATGGAGGACCTGAAACGTGAGGTCGCCGAACATCCGGTGATCAATGAAGCGGCGCGGATATTCGGCGGTACCGTTACGGAGATCCGCAAAGCGTAA
- a CDS encoding complex I NDUFA9 subunit family protein: MRIFIAGGTGFVGEHVTHELLRRGHQVRLLVHRRSAAAEGVEQIEGDVTRPESFEQGADGCSAMINLVGIIREFPAKGVTFERLHVQATANMLAVAKKAGVRRYVQMSALGTRPNAVSGYHKTKFRAEELVRNSGLEWTILRPSLIFGPKDAFVAMLARQLRLAPVMPVIGSGAYRLQPIHAADVARCFALALEMPVTIGQCYELCGNDRLRYVDLLDAVAAVMGRSAPFKPRLPLGVMKLAIPALQNIPRFPITMDQLQMLVEENICDGRWKQTFGFEPKGFKEGIGEYLTR; encoded by the coding sequence ATGAGGATATTCATCGCAGGAGGAACCGGTTTTGTCGGTGAGCATGTGACCCATGAACTGCTCCGGCGGGGGCATCAGGTGCGCCTGCTGGTGCATCGCCGGTCTGCGGCCGCCGAGGGGGTCGAGCAGATCGAGGGTGATGTCACTCGCCCGGAAAGCTTCGAGCAGGGGGCTGACGGCTGTAGTGCAATGATCAACCTGGTGGGGATCATCCGCGAGTTTCCCGCGAAGGGTGTGACCTTCGAGCGGCTGCACGTGCAGGCCACGGCCAACATGCTTGCCGTTGCCAAGAAGGCCGGTGTCCGGCGCTATGTGCAGATGTCGGCCCTGGGGACGAGGCCGAATGCCGTTTCGGGTTACCACAAGACCAAGTTCCGAGCCGAGGAACTGGTGCGAAACAGCGGCCTCGAATGGACCATCCTGCGCCCTTCCCTGATCTTTGGGCCCAAGGATGCCTTCGTTGCCATGCTTGCCCGCCAGTTGCGGCTGGCGCCGGTGATGCCGGTCATCGGCAGCGGGGCATACCGCCTCCAGCCGATCCATGCTGCAGATGTGGCCCGTTGTTTCGCCCTGGCGCTGGAGATGCCCGTGACCATCGGCCAGTGCTATGAGCTGTGCGGCAATGACCGCCTGAGGTACGTGGACCTGCTGGACGCCGTTGCCGCTGTCATGGGCAGATCTGCGCCGTTCAAGCCCCGGCTGCCGTTGGGGGTGATGAAACTGGCCATCCCGGCCCTGCAAAACATCCCCCGGTTCCCCATCACCATGGACCAGTTGCAGATGCTGGTGGAGGAGAATATCTGTGACGGCCGCTGGAAACAGACCTTTGGCTTTGAACCGAAGGGTTTCAAGGAAGGGATTGGCGAATATCTGACCAGATAG